One Phragmites australis chromosome 23, lpPhrAust1.1, whole genome shotgun sequence DNA window includes the following coding sequences:
- the LOC133906433 gene encoding probable glycosyltransferase 3, protein MAVASGVRAGRLARGSSSKQQRQRTMNNIKLTLLCGFMTVLVLRGTVGVNILSNSGGSDGEAADAKVVEDIERILGEIRSDSEPDYGDIADDDASSNSTAVQYSGSGSGNASSSWTYRNYTLGPKITGWNAQRRQWMSQNPGFPSRDASGRPKILLVTGSPPGPCDNPMGDHYLLKATKNKIDYCRLHGIDIVYNMVHLDPELTGYWSKIPLLRRLMLAHPEVEWVWWVDSDAIFTDMAFELPLSRYEGRNFVIHGYPDLLFQKRSWISLNAGIFLLRNCQWSLDLLDAWVQMGPKGRVREEAGKLLRASLTGRPAFDGDDQSALIYLLLTEKEKWIDKVHIETEFYLHGFWTGLVDRYEEMMEKHHPGLGDDRWPFITHFVGCKTCGRYEDYPLDRCLSSMERAFNFADNQVLRLYGFQHRSLASPKVRRVAGRTANPLQAKEAALRMDAKFEST, encoded by the coding sequence ATGGCGGTGGCCAGCGGCGTGCGGGCGGGGAGGCTGGCGAGGGGAAGTAGCAGCAAGCAGCAGAGGCAGCGGACCATGAACAACATCAAGCTCACCCTGCTCTGCGGCTTCATGACCGTCCTCGTCCTCCGCGGCACCGTCGGCGTCAACATCCTCTCCAACAGCGGCGGCTCCGATGGCGAGGCGGCCGACGCCAAGGTTGTCGAGGACATCGAGCGTATCCTCGGCGAGATCCGCTCCGACTCCGAACCCGATTACGGAGATATCGCCGACGATGACGCGTCGTCGAACTCGACGGCTGTGCAGtactccggctccggctccggcaaCGCCTCGTCTTCGTGGACGTACCGGAACTACACCCTCGGCCCGAAGATCACGGGCTGGAACGCGCAGCGCCGGCAGTGGATGTCCCAGAACCCGGGCTTCCCGTCCCGCGACGCTAGCGGCAGGCCGAAGATCCTGCTCGTCACCGGCTCGCCGCCGGGGCCCTGCGACAACCCCATGGGCGACCACTACCTGCTCAAGGCCACCAAGAACAAGATCGACTACTGCCGCCTCCACGGCATCGACATAGTGTACAACATGGTGCACCTGGACCCGGAGCTCACGGGGTACTGGTCCAAGATCCCGCTGCTGCGCCGACTGATGCTGGCGCACCCGGAGGTGGAGTGGGTGTGGTGGGTGGACAGCGACGCCATCTTCACCGACATGGCCTTCGAGCTCCCGCTGTCGCGCTACGAGGGCCGCAACTTCGTCATCCACGGCTACCCTGACCTCCTCTTCCAGAAGCGCTCCTGGATCTCCCTCAACGCCGGCATCTTCCTGCTCCGCAACTGCCAGTGGTCGCTCGACCTGCTCGACGCCTGGGTGCAAATGGGGCCCAAGGGCCGTGTCCGCGAGGAGGCCGGGAAGCTGCTCAGGGCGAGCCTGACGGGCAGGCCGGCGTTCGACGGGGACGACCAGTCGGCGCTGATCTACCTGCTGCTCACCGAGAAGGAGAAGTGGATCGACAAGGTGCACATCGAGACCGAGTTCTACCTGCACGGCTTCTGGACGGGGCTGGTGGACAGGTACGAGGAGATGATGGAGAAGCACCACCCGGGGCTCGGCGACGACCGGTGGCCGTTCATCACACACTTCGTCGGGTGCAAGACCTGCGGCAGGTACGAGGACTACCCGCTGGACCGATGCCTCAGCAGCATGGAGCGCGCCTTCAACTTCGCCGACAACCAGGTGCTCAGGCTCTACGGGTTTCAGCACCGGTCGCTGGCCAGCCCCAAGGTCAGGCGGGTCGCTGGCCGGACGGCAAATCCGCTGCAAGCCAAGGAAGCGGCTCTCAGGATGGACGCCAAGTTCGAGAGCActtag